The uncultured Desulfatiglans sp. DNA window GCCGTAAGAAAAATAGGCACTCAAAGAATCTTTCAATTTGTAGTTCAAACCAAAATTGGGAAGAATCTTATCAAAATCCTTCGAAGCCGCACTCGCCTTCGATTCGATGGACGTCGTCAAATTGAGCGCTTCCTCATAGCTTACATCCGGAATGCCGGTTGCATCGTAGGTGGTGATGTCCGGCATCGAATAGCGCAGATATTTGACACCCCCTTCCAGCGTCAATCGACCGTAAGAATATTTCCCTGACGCAATCGGAGCATGCTGACGATGTTTTGAGGAATTGGAAAGAATTTGCCACTTGTCGAAAACCAGTTCTCCGGAATCGAGTTTATACAATTTCCATGATGTCGGTGGGCCCGGCTTTTCCTGTTCGAGATAGAAATAACCTATCGTATAATCGAATGATCGGATTTTCTGAGTATACTCCGCCAGAACGCCTACGATATCATGATCTGTATCCCATCTTCTGATTCTGTTTTGTCCATTTTTCATGGTGATTGTTTCAGAGTAATATCCATTATCATTCCAGTAGAATGGTTTTACACTTATTTTAGCATCATTTGAAATATGATATTTTGCATTTAGAAAAAAATTGAAATCAACGAAATCATTCTTGTTATAATCATAATAAAAGTAATCATTTCTGTCATTTGTGTATTCTAAATTGTAGTTTTTATCCAGAGAAGACGCCTGCTTATAATTGAGCGGCCTGTATGTGTTTACCTTTGCATTGTCATAGATGGAGAATGCTTCGATTTCGAATTTTTCGCCTAGTTTTTGTGTCAAACCAGCCATAGCATTGTTCCTGCCCGAATGTCCTTCTCCTTTCCACTTGTCTGCATTCGTGTTGGAATACGACAAAAATGCGCCGGTATCGGAAGGCAGCAATCCCGTATCGAGGCGAAGGAAACTTCTTCTTGCGTCATGGCTTCCCAACGCCTGCCTGAAATCGAAGCTGAATTCTTCCGAAGGCCTCTTGACCTCCAGATCGATTTTCCCGCCGATGCTTGTCAAACCGAAAGCCTTATCTGCAGGAAGTCCTCCCTTGTAGATCGATACGCTTTTGAAGTTTTCCATATCGTAGATGTTGGCTCCCCCCCCGGGCCTCCCGCTGACAGGGATGTTTTCCACATTGACAGGGGAGGCGGGGTTGCCTCCGCCGGTTGCCTCCACCCCTCTGAATCTGAATGATTCATGATAGTTGCTGATATCCCCCAAGCCTAGGGGATCCACGCTCTGTTGATTCACCGAGGGCATGAGATTGATGGTTTTCTGCACGGACATCGTGGATCCTGTCCCGAGGACATCCATCGCTTTTTCCGTGATTTTTGTTTTGGTGTTGGTTTCTGTAAACATCGGCCCCACAAAATCGTCCTCTTCGAACTCGCCCTGTACGATGATATCAGGCAGGTAAATAACCTCTTCCGCTGAAAACGCCCAACCGTTCAACAACATACAACCCATCGAAAGCGCAGCCAGGAACAACCGTCTCATTTCGAATCTCCTTTCAGGTCGTCTCGTTCAAGATATGCAAAGCCATAAAGATTTCGATGTTTCTTTTCCGCTCACAAAGATGGCGCCGTAGAGCGTCGAATGCCTGGAAAGGCTTCGTATCCATCCGGAAATGATCAACTGGGGATGACGACGTTTTCAGTCGAGGAGGAAGGATTTTTGTCTCATATCCGGCAAAAACCTTTTCCCCGCGTGGAAACGGGCTCATTCGGCGCCATACGCCTGTTCCGCATCCGCAAGGCAGGCGTGACCAGGGTCCTCTTCTGTCCCACAATGGGGAATCTGCAAAGAACCGAGGCACTACGGCCTTTTAATGCATTATGTATTATTCCAATATGGAATAGCTCGTCAAGAAAAAACTCTGTTCCATTTCGGAGGGGTCTACCCGCTCCACTGACTCCCTCCCGAACAGAGTCATCGGGAAAGGTAATCGATCACAGGATCTGGATCAGGCGGTGGGGTGAGCAATCCAGGCGAGGTCGGGTTCCTGACCCCGGAAGTAGGCGCGCAGGGCATCAACAAGGATGGGGAAGGTTGTTTTTTTCTGCAGGCGGCAAGTCTGCCTGAGCGAGAGGATACGCTCCACCCAGCGATTGCCTTTTTCACTGGACGTACCCTGGCTGGACTTGCGCCACAGCACGGCGAATC harbors:
- the tonB gene encoding TonB-dependent receptor; its protein translation is MRRLFLAALSMGCMLLNGWAFSAEEVIYLPDIIVQGEFEEDDFVGPMFTETNTKTKITEKAMDVLGTGSTMSVQKTINLMPSVNQQSVDPLGLGDISNYHESFRFRGVEATGGGNPASPVNVENIPVSGRPGGGANIYDMENFKSVSIYKGGLPADKAFGLTSIGGKIDLEVKRPSEEFSFDFRQALGSHDARRSFLRLDTGLLPSDTGAFLSYSNTNADKWKGEGHSGRNNAMAGLTQKLGEKFEIEAFSIYDNAKVNTYRPLNYKQASSLDKNYNLEYTNDRNDYFYYDYNKNDFVDFNFFLNAKYHISNDAKISVKPFYWNDNGYYSETITMKNGQNRIRRWDTDHDIVGVLAEYTQKIRSFDYTIGYFYLEQEKPGPPTSWKLYKLDSGELVFDKWQILSNSSKHRQHAPIASGKYSYGRLTLEGGVKYLRYSMPDITTYDATGIPDVSYEEALNLTTSIESKASAASKDFDKILPNFGLNYKLKDSLSAYFSYGRNFGMSVALYPYYISQKSEFYKQGITLQDLWNKQELEIADNFDLGLRYISEKLYVVPTIYYARHKNKAATYYDDSLGVSFPATIFDAEGYGFELEAGAVPTRNLSLYASFSYNRFYFSQNIYNQAGSVVSIDGNQVPDAPEFLAKALLSYRIGNFSLSPIMRYTSSRYGDILQTEKVDDALIVDFDMTYTTSIPKINVRELDVSLSFYNLMDKEYISIINTSDYQTLGSTYQPGAPFTVFLSAAVHF